A genomic window from Sparus aurata chromosome 14, fSpaAur1.1, whole genome shotgun sequence includes:
- the tbc1d30 gene encoding TBC1 domain family member 30 isoform X4 → MRQERLSAAGRRPRAGVKQRQQGSGGVGNIISNVLKKRNGISRSAPRLLCTLEPGVDTRLKFTIEPSLGKNGFQQWYDALKAVARLPTGIPKEWRKRVWLTLADQYLHSISIDWDKTLRFAFNERSNPDDDSLGIQIVKDLHRTGCSSYCGQEGEQDRVVLKRVLLAYARWNKAVGYCQGFNVLAALILEVTEGNESDALKVMIYLIDKVLPESYFANNLRALSVDMAVFRDLLRLKLPRLSQHLHHLQKAANREAGGSYEPPLTNVFTMQWFLTMFATCLPAPTVLKIWDSVFFEGSEVLFRVALAIWERLGERIEYCQTADEFYSTMGCLTQEMLERNLIAPPELMQEVYSMAVFPFPQLAELREKYTYNITPFPTSVKSNGSGGLGSWESDDDAEMDDEDSVVTALGCLGPLGGLLAPELQRYQKHLKDQRGEQGNISELSPGAVGAGGAGGGGGGARAEHQAAINSMMMERMSTDIYALKKQYARIKRRQQQQAMQLYIRTDKCPATRVLASQLNPSSTVINHLLLGRKPRGGSSRLSSTSTSTLPGSGPPFLSQSHGSPARQRCGSLVSNSTGSPGSSGGGAGSPWRAHVRVHRRNMARARAQLGFGDSEEREDEEEEDEEESEKLEDEEKRKIEENDDEELKERSDSVSSSADPSGSEEAPEAAEETKEAAVAEVVVQLDSLDLEDESDLTATNNASPDTQPESKPVPQVPLLPPPPSSSRHRESDSSGSERHYPSIALPPPHHAFNIPSSSPSTSPVPTSASLGPSSSSSPSPPSTPIPLSTSCLPSSLSANGLSSLPSSSTFYKTPSPSTPSLSSLSSLSGSHMSSSPSTPAFPSTTKQQVYSPFPSVKQPRKSAAARNLGLYGPTSRTPMVNFPQLSRNLNRSSGVGTTGRR, encoded by the exons GAGTTGACACGAGGCTGAAGTTTACTATTGAACCATCGCTGGGGAAGAATGGATTCCAGCAG TGGTACGACGCCCTGAAGGCAGTGGCCAGACTCCCAACCGGGATCCCAAAGGAATGGAGGAAGAGG gtttggctaacgttagcagacCAGTACCTCCACAGTATCTCCATCGACTGGGACAAGACGCTCCGTTTTGCCTTTAACGAGCGCAGCAACCCGGACGATGACTCCCTCGGCATTCAAATCGTCAAG GACCTGCACAGGACCGGCTGCAGTTCTTACTGCGGCCAGGAGGGGGAGCAGGACAGGGTGGTGCTGAAGAGGGTGCTGCTGGCCTACGCCCGCTGGAATAAAGCAGTGGGCTACTGCCAGGGATTCAACGTCCTGGCTGCACTCATACTGGAAGTTACTGAAGGCAATGAGAGCGATGCACTGAAG GTGATGATCTATCTGATTGACAAAGTGTTGCCTGAGAGTTATTTTGCCAACAACCTGCGAGCATTGTCAG TGGACATGGCGGTGTTCAGAGACCTGCTGCGTCTCAAGCTGCCCAGACTGTCGCAGCATCTCCACCACCTTCAGAAAGCTGCcaacagagaagctggag gCAGCTACGAGCCTCCGCTGACCAACGTGTTCACCATGCAGTGGTTCCTCACCATGTTCGCCACCTGCCTGCCGGCGCCCACCGTGCTGAAGATCTGGGACTCGGTCTTCTTCGAGGGCTCGGAGGTGCTGTTCCGGGTCGCCCTCGCCATCTGGGAGAGGCTGGGAGA GAGGATCGAATACTGTCAGACAGCCGATGAGTTTTACAGCACGATGGGCTGTCTCACTCAGGAGATGCTGGAGCGCAACCTCATCGCTCCCCCCGAGCTCATGCAG GAGGTTTATTCCATGGCGGTGTTTCCTTTCCCTCAACTGGCCGAGCTGAGAGAGAAATACACCTACAACATCACTCCGTTCCCTACCTCAGTCAAATCCAACGGAAG TGGTGGTCTGGGCAGCTGGGAGAGCGACGATGATGCGGAAATGGACGATGAGGACTCTGTGGTGACGGCGCTCGGTTGCCTGGGTCCCCTCGGAGGCCTCCTGGCCCCCGAGCTGCAGAGATACCAAAAACATCTCAAAG ACCAGCGAGGGGAGCAGGGGAACATCTCTGAGCTGAGCCCAGGAGCGGTGGGAGCCGGAggtgcaggaggtggaggagggggcgCCAGGGCAGAGCATCAAGCAGCAATCAACAGCATGATGATGGAGAGAATGAGCACCGACATCTACGCCCTGAAGAAGCAATACGCCCGCATCAAACGGCGGCAGCAGCAACAGGCTATGCAACTTTACATACGCACAG ACAAGTGCCCCGCCACCCGTGTCCTGGCCTCCCAGCTCAACCCATCCAGCACAGTAATCAACCACCTCCTTCTGGGTCGGAAACCACGAGGAGGAAGCTCCAGACTCTCGTCCACAAGCACATCCACACTACCAGGGTCCGGACCCCCTTTTCTGTCCCAGAGTCACGGCTCCCCGGCCAGGCAGCGCTGCGGCTCGCTGGTCTCCAACAGCACTGGATCCCCGGGGAGCTCCGGAGGAGGCGCCGGGTCGCCCTGGCGTGCTCACGTCCGGGTTCATCGGAGGAACATGGCACGGGCCCGAGCACAGCTGGGCTTTGGAGATTCAGAGGAGAgggaagatgaggaagaggaggatgaggaagaatCCGAAAAATTGGAGgatgaagagaagaggaagattgaggaaaatgatgatgaggagCTGAAAGAGAGGAGTGACTCTGTGTCTTCATCTGCGGATCCTTCTGGTTCTGAGGAGGCTCCGGAGGCTGCAGAAGAGACAAAAGAAGCAGCGGTTGCAGAGGTTGTGGTGCAGCTGGACTCTCTGGATCTGGAGGACGAATCAGATCTGACTGCCACCAATAACGCAAGCCCAGATACACAACCAGAGTCTAAACCTGTCCCCCaagtccctctcctccctcctccgcctTCATCAAGCAGACACAGAGAGTCTGATTCCTCAGGATCAGAAAGACACTATCCCTCCATCGCTTTACCTCCACCTCACCACGCCTTTAACATCCCGTCTTCCTCACCTTCCACCTCTCCGGTCCCTACATCAGCTTCTCTTGGTccgtcctcctcatcctctccttcCCCACCGTCCACCCCGATCCCTCTTTCCACATCCTGCCTTCCTTCATCCCTTTCAGCAAACggcctctcttctctcccctcgTCCTCCACCTTTTACAAAACTCCCTCCCCGTCTACTccctcactctcctctctctcctcgttGTCCGGATCTCACATGTCCTCCTCACCATCCACCCCGGCATTCCCGTCCACCACCAAACAGCAAGTCTATTCCCCGTTCCCTAGCGTGAAGCAGCCCAGGAAATCGGCGGCGGCAAGAAATCTCGGCCTCTACGGCCCGACGTCCAGAACACCCATGGTTAACTTCCCTCAGCTCAGCCGCAACCTCAACCGTAGTAGCGGCGTCGGCACCACCGGGAGGCGATGA
- the tbc1d30 gene encoding TBC1 domain family member 30 isoform X3 — translation MRQERLSAAGRRPRAGVKQRQQGSGGVGNIISNVLKKRNGISRSAPRLLCTLEPGVDTRLKFTIEPSLGKNGFQQWYDALKAVARLPTGIPKEWRKRVWLTLADQYLHSISIDWDKTLRFAFNERSNPDDDSLGIQIVKDLHRTGCSSYCGQEGEQDRVVLKRVLLAYARWNKAVGYCQGFNVLAALILEVTEGNESDALKVMIYLIDKVLPESYFANNLRALSVDMAVFRDLLRLKLPRLSQHLHHLQKAANREAGGSYEPPLTNVFTMQWFLTMFATCLPAPTVLKIWDSVFFEGSEVLFRVALAIWERLGERIEYCQTADEFYSTMGCLTQEMLERNLIAPPELMQEVYSMAVFPFPQLAELREKYTYNITPFPTSVKSNGSGGLGSWESDDDAEMDDEDSVVTALGCLGPLGGLLAPELQRYQKHLKDQRGEQGNISELSPGAVGAGGAGGGGGGARAEHQAAINSMMMERMSTDIYALKKQYARIKRRQQQQAMQLYIRTGPGPEVATTSKIPQEGSNHQSDSSDHHTDDKCPATRVLASQLNPSSTVINHLLLGRKPRGGSSRLSSTSTSTLPGSGPPFLSQSHGSPARQRCGSLVSNSTGSPGSSGGGAGSPWRAHVRVHRRNMARARAQLGFGDSEEREDEEEEDEEESEKLEDEEKRKIEENDDEELKERSDSVSSSADPSGSEEAPEAAEETKEAAVAEVVVQLDSLDLEDESDLTATNNASPDTQPESKPVPQVPLLPPPPSSSRHRESDSSGSERHYPSIALPPPHHAFNIPSSSPSTSPVPTSASLGPSSSSSPSPPSTPIPLSTSCLPSSLSANGLSSLPSSSTFYKTPSPSTPSLSSLSSLSGSHMSSSPSTPAFPSTTKQQVYSPFPSVKQPRKSAAARNLGLYGPTSRTPMVNFPQLSRNLNRSSGVGTTGRR, via the exons GAGTTGACACGAGGCTGAAGTTTACTATTGAACCATCGCTGGGGAAGAATGGATTCCAGCAG TGGTACGACGCCCTGAAGGCAGTGGCCAGACTCCCAACCGGGATCCCAAAGGAATGGAGGAAGAGG gtttggctaacgttagcagacCAGTACCTCCACAGTATCTCCATCGACTGGGACAAGACGCTCCGTTTTGCCTTTAACGAGCGCAGCAACCCGGACGATGACTCCCTCGGCATTCAAATCGTCAAG GACCTGCACAGGACCGGCTGCAGTTCTTACTGCGGCCAGGAGGGGGAGCAGGACAGGGTGGTGCTGAAGAGGGTGCTGCTGGCCTACGCCCGCTGGAATAAAGCAGTGGGCTACTGCCAGGGATTCAACGTCCTGGCTGCACTCATACTGGAAGTTACTGAAGGCAATGAGAGCGATGCACTGAAG GTGATGATCTATCTGATTGACAAAGTGTTGCCTGAGAGTTATTTTGCCAACAACCTGCGAGCATTGTCAG TGGACATGGCGGTGTTCAGAGACCTGCTGCGTCTCAAGCTGCCCAGACTGTCGCAGCATCTCCACCACCTTCAGAAAGCTGCcaacagagaagctggag gCAGCTACGAGCCTCCGCTGACCAACGTGTTCACCATGCAGTGGTTCCTCACCATGTTCGCCACCTGCCTGCCGGCGCCCACCGTGCTGAAGATCTGGGACTCGGTCTTCTTCGAGGGCTCGGAGGTGCTGTTCCGGGTCGCCCTCGCCATCTGGGAGAGGCTGGGAGA GAGGATCGAATACTGTCAGACAGCCGATGAGTTTTACAGCACGATGGGCTGTCTCACTCAGGAGATGCTGGAGCGCAACCTCATCGCTCCCCCCGAGCTCATGCAG GAGGTTTATTCCATGGCGGTGTTTCCTTTCCCTCAACTGGCCGAGCTGAGAGAGAAATACACCTACAACATCACTCCGTTCCCTACCTCAGTCAAATCCAACGGAAG TGGTGGTCTGGGCAGCTGGGAGAGCGACGATGATGCGGAAATGGACGATGAGGACTCTGTGGTGACGGCGCTCGGTTGCCTGGGTCCCCTCGGAGGCCTCCTGGCCCCCGAGCTGCAGAGATACCAAAAACATCTCAAAG ACCAGCGAGGGGAGCAGGGGAACATCTCTGAGCTGAGCCCAGGAGCGGTGGGAGCCGGAggtgcaggaggtggaggagggggcgCCAGGGCAGAGCATCAAGCAGCAATCAACAGCATGATGATGGAGAGAATGAGCACCGACATCTACGCCCTGAAGAAGCAATACGCCCGCATCAAACGGCGGCAGCAGCAACAGGCTATGCAACTTTACATACGCACAG GACCTGGACCCGAAGTGGCCACAACTTCAAAGATCCCTCAGGAGGGTTCCAACCATCAGAGCGACAGTAGCGACCACCACACTGACG ACAAGTGCCCCGCCACCCGTGTCCTGGCCTCCCAGCTCAACCCATCCAGCACAGTAATCAACCACCTCCTTCTGGGTCGGAAACCACGAGGAGGAAGCTCCAGACTCTCGTCCACAAGCACATCCACACTACCAGGGTCCGGACCCCCTTTTCTGTCCCAGAGTCACGGCTCCCCGGCCAGGCAGCGCTGCGGCTCGCTGGTCTCCAACAGCACTGGATCCCCGGGGAGCTCCGGAGGAGGCGCCGGGTCGCCCTGGCGTGCTCACGTCCGGGTTCATCGGAGGAACATGGCACGGGCCCGAGCACAGCTGGGCTTTGGAGATTCAGAGGAGAgggaagatgaggaagaggaggatgaggaagaatCCGAAAAATTGGAGgatgaagagaagaggaagattgaggaaaatgatgatgaggagCTGAAAGAGAGGAGTGACTCTGTGTCTTCATCTGCGGATCCTTCTGGTTCTGAGGAGGCTCCGGAGGCTGCAGAAGAGACAAAAGAAGCAGCGGTTGCAGAGGTTGTGGTGCAGCTGGACTCTCTGGATCTGGAGGACGAATCAGATCTGACTGCCACCAATAACGCAAGCCCAGATACACAACCAGAGTCTAAACCTGTCCCCCaagtccctctcctccctcctccgcctTCATCAAGCAGACACAGAGAGTCTGATTCCTCAGGATCAGAAAGACACTATCCCTCCATCGCTTTACCTCCACCTCACCACGCCTTTAACATCCCGTCTTCCTCACCTTCCACCTCTCCGGTCCCTACATCAGCTTCTCTTGGTccgtcctcctcatcctctccttcCCCACCGTCCACCCCGATCCCTCTTTCCACATCCTGCCTTCCTTCATCCCTTTCAGCAAACggcctctcttctctcccctcgTCCTCCACCTTTTACAAAACTCCCTCCCCGTCTACTccctcactctcctctctctcctcgttGTCCGGATCTCACATGTCCTCCTCACCATCCACCCCGGCATTCCCGTCCACCACCAAACAGCAAGTCTATTCCCCGTTCCCTAGCGTGAAGCAGCCCAGGAAATCGGCGGCGGCAAGAAATCTCGGCCTCTACGGCCCGACGTCCAGAACACCCATGGTTAACTTCCCTCAGCTCAGCCGCAACCTCAACCGTAGTAGCGGCGTCGGCACCACCGGGAGGCGATGA